The Coffea arabica cultivar ET-39 chromosome 1e, Coffea Arabica ET-39 HiFi, whole genome shotgun sequence genome has a window encoding:
- the LOC113706822 gene encoding protein argonaute 5 isoform X1, whose amino-acid sequence MSGRGRGRGGGGPGSGGGGRGSLSPAFGRSRGRGRGRDGGRGSSSGYNAPPPQPAGASAAGSSSSASTISRELQQKLTFQASSSGSEVPVQRPEEQAVTEERKLPPASSKATRFPQRPGFGTVGQKCVVRANHFLVGVADRDLHHYDVSITPEVSSKKVCRDVMRELVKSHKLSHLGNRALAYDGKKNVYAAGPLPFSSKEFIIKLSDKGDGPKREREFKVSIKFASKADLHHLQQFLRSEQLDVPQETIQALDVVLRESPSNNYTVVGRSFFHPTLGGRGELGDGVEYWKGFYQSLRPTQMGLSLNIDVSATAFYEPISVLDFIAKYLNIRDLNRLSDQDCIKVKKALTRLRVQHTYLGHVRRYRISGISDKPTNKLTFVCDGIDVSVVQYFAEKYKIVLRHATLPALQSGSAYLPMEVCTIVEGQKYSRKLNDRQVTALLRATCQRPREREQSIRDMVMRNNYNNDQLVHQEFGIQVKPELTSVEARVLPPPTLKYHATGGEPRVNPRVGQWNMINKKMVNGGKVDSWACVSFSRNLDASRFCQDLIRMCSSKGMVFASGPVLPIQSAHPGQIEKTLFDIHANSTARLRDCAVKYLQLLIIILPDLSGSYPKIKRVCETELGIVSQCCQPRHVRKPNNQYLENVALKINVKVGGTNAVLEQAVQKKIPFLTDRPTIIFGADVTHPQPGEDSSPSIAAVVASMDWPEATKYRGLVSAQHHRVEIIQDLYNCYEDPKRGMVHGGMIRELLRAFWSSTRLKPERIIFYRDGVSEGQFNQVLLEEMDAIRKACASLQQDYLPRVTFVVVQKRHHTRLFPANHGDRNLTDRSGNILPGTVVETKICHPTEFDFYLCSHAGIQGTSRPTHYHVLYDENGFTADALQTLTNNLCYTYARCTKSVSIVPPAYYAHLAAFRARYYMEGEYSDGGSSSGGRATREQRAELRQLPAIKDNVKDVMFYC is encoded by the exons ATGTCCGGAAGAGGACGCGGACGTGGCGGTGGAGGTCCCGGCAGCGGCGGCGGTGGTCGAGGCTCACTCTCGCCGGCTTTTGGACGTAGCCGTGGCCGTGGCCGTGGACGCGATGGTGGACGGGGATCATCGTCCGGCTACAATGCACCACCACCGCAGCCTGCTGGTGCTTCGGCAGCCGGGTCGTCGTCGTCGGCTTCGACGATAAGCCGGGAGTTGCAGCAAAAGTTGACCTTTCAGGCTTCGTCCTCCGGGAGTGAAGTTCCCGTACAGAGGCCAGAGGAACAGGCTGTGACGGAGGAGAGGAAACTGCCGCCAGCGTCGTCGAAGGCTACAAGGTTTCCGCAGAGGCCGGGCTTTGGAACTGTGGGTCAGAAATGTGTGGTTAGGGCTAACCATTTTCTCGTTGGAGTGGCTGATAGGGATCTACATCACTATGAT GTATCAATTACTCCGGAAGTGTCATCGAAGAAAGTATGCAGAGATGTCATGAGGGAGCTTGTCAAAAGCCACAAGCTGTCACACTTGGGTAACCGAGCGCTGGCTTATGATGGAAAGAAAAATGTCTATGCTGCTGGCCCGCTGCCTTTTTCTTCGAAGGAGTTCATTATCAAGCTTTCTGACAAAGGTGATGGACCAAA GAGGGAAAGGGAGTTTAAGGTCTCTATTAAGTTTGCTAGCAAGGCTGACCTTCATCATCTTCAACAGTTTTTGAGAAGCGAACAGCTTGATGTACCGCAAGAAACCATACAAGCACTTGATGTGGTTCTGAGAGAAAGCCCATCTAACAA TTATACTGTTGTGGGAAGGTCATTCTTCCATCCAACTTTGGGTGGTAGAGGTGAACTTGGTGATGGGGTAGAGTATTGGAAGGGATTTTACCAGAGCCTTCGTCCAACTCAGATGGGCCTCTCACTCAATATTG ATGTGTCAGCTACGGCATTTTATGAACCCATTTCAGTTCTGGATTTCATTGCCAAGTACTTGAACATCAGAGACCTAAACCGTCTATCTGATCAAGATTGTATCAAG GTGAAAAAGGCTCTCACACGTCTTAGGGTGCAACATACTTATCTGGGGCACGTGAGACGCTACAGAATCTCAGGCATTTCAGATAAACCCACAAACAAGTTAAC ATTTGTCTGTGATGGAATTGACGTTTCTGTTGTTCAATACTTTGCTGAGAAGTACAAAATTGTACTTAGACATGCAACGTTGCCTGCATTGCAATCTGGAAGTGCATATCTGCCAATGGAG GTTTGTACAATTGTTGAGGGgcaaaaatattcaagaaagttAAATGACAGACAGGTTACAGCTTTGCTAAGGGCTACATGTCAAAGACCAAGGGAGAGAGAACAAAGCATCAGGGAT ATGGTTATGCGTAACAATTACAACAATGATCAGCTTGTACATCAGGAATTTGGGATTCAAGTGAAGCCTGAGCTTACTTCTGTTGAAGCTCGGGTTCTTCCACCTCCTACG CTCAAGTATCATGCGACCGGGGGAGAACCAAGGGTAAATCCAAGGGTTGGACAATGGAATATGATCAACAAG AAAATGGTGAATGGCGGGAAGGTGGACTCATGGGCTTGTGTCAGCTTCTCGCGGAATCTTGATGCAAGCAGGTTCTGTCAGGACTTGATTCGTATGTGCTCGAGCAAAGGAATG GTATTTGCCTCAGGGCCAGTGCTTCCCATTCAATCAGCCCATCCTGGTCAAATTGAGAAGACTCTGTTTGATATTCATGCCAATTCTACTGCTAGACTTAGAGATTGTGCAGTGAAATACCTGCAGTTGTTAATTATAATTCTACCAGATCTCAGTGGATCTTACC CAAAGATCAAGCGAGTGTGTGAAACagagttgggaattgtttcacAGTGTTGTCAGCCTAGGCACGTGCGAAAACCTAATAACCAATATCTTGAAAATGTTGCTCTTAAGATCAATGTCAAG GTTGGTGGAACGAATGCGGTTCTAGAGCAAGCTGTTCAAAAGAAAATACCGTTTCTGACTGACCGTCCAACAATTATTTTTGGTGCTGATGTTACACACCCTCAACCAGGGGAGGATTCTAGCCCCTCTATTGCAGCG GTGGTTGCTTCAATGGATTGGCCAGAGGCTACAAAATATAGAGGGCTAGTTTCTGCTCAGCATCACAGGGTGGAGATAATCCAGGATCTCTACAATTGTTATGAGGACCCAAAAAGGGGCATGGTGCATGGGGGGATGATAAG GGAGCTGCTGCGTGCTTTCTGGAGCTCAACTCGACTTAAGCCTGAAAGAATCATTTTCTACAG AGATGGAGTAAGTGAAGGTCAATTTAACCAAGTTTTATTGGAAGAAATGGATGCCATCCGAAAG GCTTGTGCTTCACTACAGCAAGATTATTTGCCACGAGTAACCTTTGTGGTGGTGCAGAAGAGACACCATACACGTCTCTTCCCTGCTAATCATGGAGATAGAAATTTAACTGACAGGAGTGGCAATATTTTGCCAG GTACTGTTGTTGAAACCAAGATTTGCCACCCAACTGAGTTTGACTTCTATCTTTGCAGCCATGCTGGGATTCAG GGAACAAGCCGTCCGACCCATTACCATGTGCTTTATGATGAGAACGGATTCACTGCAGATGCTTTGCAAACGTTGACAAACAATTTATGTTACAC GTATGCAAGGTGTACTAAATCAGTTTCCATTG TGCCACCTGCTTATTATGCTCATTTAGCTGCATTCCGAGCTCGCTATTACATGGAAGGTGAATACTCGGATGGTGGTTCTAGCAGCGGGGGTAGGGCTACAAGAGAACAGAGGGCAGAGCTCCGGCAGCTACCAGCCATCAAAGATAACGTCAAGGATGTTATGTTCTATTGCTGA
- the LOC113706822 gene encoding protein argonaute 5 isoform X2, with protein MSGRGRGRGGGGPGSGGGGRGSLSPAFGRSRGRGRGRDGGRGSSSGYNAPPPQPAGASAAGSSSSASTISRELQQKLTFQASSSGSEVPVQRPEEQAVTEERKLPPASSKATRFPQRPGFGTVGQKCVVRANHFLVGVADRDLHHYDVSITPEVSSKKVCRDVMRELVKSHKLSHLGNRALAYDGKKNVYAAGPLPFSSKEFIIKLSDKGDGPKREREFKVSIKFASKADLHHLQQFLRSEQLDVPQETIQALDVVLRESPSNNYTVVGRSFFHPTLGGRGELGDGVEYWKGFYQSLRPTQMGLSLNIDVSATAFYEPISVLDFIAKYLNIRDLNRLSDQDCIKVKKALTRLRVQHTYLGHVRRYRISGISDKPTNKLTFVCDGIDVSVVQYFAEKYKIVLRHATLPALQSGSAYLPMEVCTIVEGQKYSRKLNDRQVTALLRATCQRPREREQSIRDMVMRNNYNNDQLVHQEFGIQVKPELTSVEARVLPPPTLKYHATGGEPRVNPRVGQWNMINKKMVNGGKVDSWACVSFSRNLDASRFCQDLIRMCSSKGMVFASGPVLPIQSAHPGQIEKTLFDIHANSTARLRDCAVKYLQLLIIILPDLSGSYPKIKRVCETELGIVSQCCQPRHVRKPNNQYLENVALKINVKVGGTNAVLEQAVQKKIPFLTDRPTIIFGADVTHPQPGEDSSPSIAAVVASMDWPEATKYRGLVSAQHHRVEIIQDLYNCYEDPKRGMVHGGMIRELLRAFWSSTRLKPERIIFYRDGVSEGQFNQVLLEEMDAIRKACASLQQDYLPRVTFVVVQKRHHTRLFPANHGDRNLTDRSGNILPGTVVETKICHPTEFDFYLCSHAGIQGTSRPTHYHVLYDENGFTADALQTLTNNLCYTATCLLCSFSCIPSSLLHGR; from the exons ATGTCCGGAAGAGGACGCGGACGTGGCGGTGGAGGTCCCGGCAGCGGCGGCGGTGGTCGAGGCTCACTCTCGCCGGCTTTTGGACGTAGCCGTGGCCGTGGCCGTGGACGCGATGGTGGACGGGGATCATCGTCCGGCTACAATGCACCACCACCGCAGCCTGCTGGTGCTTCGGCAGCCGGGTCGTCGTCGTCGGCTTCGACGATAAGCCGGGAGTTGCAGCAAAAGTTGACCTTTCAGGCTTCGTCCTCCGGGAGTGAAGTTCCCGTACAGAGGCCAGAGGAACAGGCTGTGACGGAGGAGAGGAAACTGCCGCCAGCGTCGTCGAAGGCTACAAGGTTTCCGCAGAGGCCGGGCTTTGGAACTGTGGGTCAGAAATGTGTGGTTAGGGCTAACCATTTTCTCGTTGGAGTGGCTGATAGGGATCTACATCACTATGAT GTATCAATTACTCCGGAAGTGTCATCGAAGAAAGTATGCAGAGATGTCATGAGGGAGCTTGTCAAAAGCCACAAGCTGTCACACTTGGGTAACCGAGCGCTGGCTTATGATGGAAAGAAAAATGTCTATGCTGCTGGCCCGCTGCCTTTTTCTTCGAAGGAGTTCATTATCAAGCTTTCTGACAAAGGTGATGGACCAAA GAGGGAAAGGGAGTTTAAGGTCTCTATTAAGTTTGCTAGCAAGGCTGACCTTCATCATCTTCAACAGTTTTTGAGAAGCGAACAGCTTGATGTACCGCAAGAAACCATACAAGCACTTGATGTGGTTCTGAGAGAAAGCCCATCTAACAA TTATACTGTTGTGGGAAGGTCATTCTTCCATCCAACTTTGGGTGGTAGAGGTGAACTTGGTGATGGGGTAGAGTATTGGAAGGGATTTTACCAGAGCCTTCGTCCAACTCAGATGGGCCTCTCACTCAATATTG ATGTGTCAGCTACGGCATTTTATGAACCCATTTCAGTTCTGGATTTCATTGCCAAGTACTTGAACATCAGAGACCTAAACCGTCTATCTGATCAAGATTGTATCAAG GTGAAAAAGGCTCTCACACGTCTTAGGGTGCAACATACTTATCTGGGGCACGTGAGACGCTACAGAATCTCAGGCATTTCAGATAAACCCACAAACAAGTTAAC ATTTGTCTGTGATGGAATTGACGTTTCTGTTGTTCAATACTTTGCTGAGAAGTACAAAATTGTACTTAGACATGCAACGTTGCCTGCATTGCAATCTGGAAGTGCATATCTGCCAATGGAG GTTTGTACAATTGTTGAGGGgcaaaaatattcaagaaagttAAATGACAGACAGGTTACAGCTTTGCTAAGGGCTACATGTCAAAGACCAAGGGAGAGAGAACAAAGCATCAGGGAT ATGGTTATGCGTAACAATTACAACAATGATCAGCTTGTACATCAGGAATTTGGGATTCAAGTGAAGCCTGAGCTTACTTCTGTTGAAGCTCGGGTTCTTCCACCTCCTACG CTCAAGTATCATGCGACCGGGGGAGAACCAAGGGTAAATCCAAGGGTTGGACAATGGAATATGATCAACAAG AAAATGGTGAATGGCGGGAAGGTGGACTCATGGGCTTGTGTCAGCTTCTCGCGGAATCTTGATGCAAGCAGGTTCTGTCAGGACTTGATTCGTATGTGCTCGAGCAAAGGAATG GTATTTGCCTCAGGGCCAGTGCTTCCCATTCAATCAGCCCATCCTGGTCAAATTGAGAAGACTCTGTTTGATATTCATGCCAATTCTACTGCTAGACTTAGAGATTGTGCAGTGAAATACCTGCAGTTGTTAATTATAATTCTACCAGATCTCAGTGGATCTTACC CAAAGATCAAGCGAGTGTGTGAAACagagttgggaattgtttcacAGTGTTGTCAGCCTAGGCACGTGCGAAAACCTAATAACCAATATCTTGAAAATGTTGCTCTTAAGATCAATGTCAAG GTTGGTGGAACGAATGCGGTTCTAGAGCAAGCTGTTCAAAAGAAAATACCGTTTCTGACTGACCGTCCAACAATTATTTTTGGTGCTGATGTTACACACCCTCAACCAGGGGAGGATTCTAGCCCCTCTATTGCAGCG GTGGTTGCTTCAATGGATTGGCCAGAGGCTACAAAATATAGAGGGCTAGTTTCTGCTCAGCATCACAGGGTGGAGATAATCCAGGATCTCTACAATTGTTATGAGGACCCAAAAAGGGGCATGGTGCATGGGGGGATGATAAG GGAGCTGCTGCGTGCTTTCTGGAGCTCAACTCGACTTAAGCCTGAAAGAATCATTTTCTACAG AGATGGAGTAAGTGAAGGTCAATTTAACCAAGTTTTATTGGAAGAAATGGATGCCATCCGAAAG GCTTGTGCTTCACTACAGCAAGATTATTTGCCACGAGTAACCTTTGTGGTGGTGCAGAAGAGACACCATACACGTCTCTTCCCTGCTAATCATGGAGATAGAAATTTAACTGACAGGAGTGGCAATATTTTGCCAG GTACTGTTGTTGAAACCAAGATTTGCCACCCAACTGAGTTTGACTTCTATCTTTGCAGCCATGCTGGGATTCAG GGAACAAGCCGTCCGACCCATTACCATGTGCTTTATGATGAGAACGGATTCACTGCAGATGCTTTGCAAACGTTGACAAACAATTTATGTTACAC TGCCACCTGCTTATTATGCTCATTTAGCTGCATTCCGAGCTCGCTATTACATGGAAGGTGA
- the LOC113706835 gene encoding aspartic proteinase 36, whose product MVVAAAGRYGLVVVLAWVVFPAAIVLCGEMGLTFQLERAFPTSHGVPLGELRARDRSRHGRFLQQSSLGGVVDFPVEGTYDPFVVGLYFTRVLLGSPPKEFYVQIDTGSDVLWVSCASCNGCPTSSGLQIQLEFFDPSGSPTASPISCSDQKCALGIQSSDSECSNGNQCSYTFQYGDGSGTSGYYVSDLMHFDTIAGNSVTSNSSAKVAFGCSTSQTGDLTKSDRAVDGIFGFGQQGMSVIAQLASQGAIPNAFSHCLKGGNGGGGILVLGQVIHPNIVYTPLVQSQPHYNLNLQSIAVNGQSVPIDSQVFTTSSTRGTIVDSGTTLAYLAEEAYDPFVDAINQIVLQSVRAFVSRGSQCYLVTSTSSVSDIFPKVSLNFAGGASMVLNPQDYLLQQNSINGAAVWCIGFQKIQGQGLTILGDLVLKDKIVVYDLAGQRIGWANYDCSSPVNVSATPSTGKSEYVNAGQIDNNSSSRDDLHSQILVTILVFFLYALVYGEFSVL is encoded by the exons ATGGTAGTGGCGGCAGCCGGAAGATATGGGTTGGTGGTGGTTTTGGCCTGGGTGGTCTTTCCGGCGGCTATCGTGTTGTGTGGAGAAATGGGGTTGACCTTCCAGCTGGAGAGGGCCTTTCCGACGAGTCATGGTGTCCCACTTGGTGAACTCCGGGCACGTGATCGGTCCAGACACGGCCGGTTCTTGCAGCAATCttctcttggtggagttgttgaTTTCCCTGTTGAAGGCACCTATGACCCTTTTGTTGTTGG GCTGTACTTTACAAGAGTTCTACTAGGTTCACCACCGAAAGAATTCTATGTACAGATTGATACTGGAAGTGATGTTTTGTGGGTTAGTTGCGCATCCTGCAATGGTTGCCCTACATCTAGTGGACTCCAG ATCCAGCTTGAGTTCTTTGATCCGTCAGGTTCACCGACAGCTTCACCGATTTCATGTTCTGACCAGAAATGTGCGCTTGGAATTCAGTCTTCTGACTCGGAGTGTTCTAATGGTAATCAATGCAGTTACACTTTCCAGTATGGAGACGGTAGTGGGACATCAGGGTATTATGTGTCAGACTTGATGCATTTTGATACCATTGCTGGTAACTCTGTGACGTCAAATTCTTCAGCTAAAGTTGCCTTTGG TTGTAGCACATCACAGACTGGTGACTTGACAAAGTCTGATAGAGCAGTTGATGGAATTTTTGGGTTTGGGCAGCAAGGTATGTCTGTGATTGCACAACTTGCTTCACAAGGAGCGATACCAAACGCATTCTCTCATTGCTTGAAAGGAGGTAACGGTGGTGGAGGTATCCTGGTTCTTGGTCAGGTCATCCACCCGAATATTGTTTACACTCCCCTTGTCCAGTCACA GCCACATTACAATCTGAATCTTCAGAGCATTGCTGTGAATGGGCAGTCAGTGCCTATTGATTCACAAGTATTTACAACTTCAAGCACCCGAGGAACTATTGTTGATTCTGGAACTACTCTGGCATACCTTGCAGAGGAGGCTTATGATCCTTTTGTTGATGCT ATTAATCAAATTGTTCTACAATCAGTACGTGCTTTTGTTTCTCGGGGAAGTCAGTGTTATTTAGTCACCTCCACCTCCAG TGTCTCTGACATATTTCCCAAAGTTAGTTTAAACTTCGCTGGTGGTGCGTCAATGGTGTTAAATCCTCAGGACTACCTTTTACAGCAGAACTCCATT AATGGTGCAGCAGTCTGGTGCATCGGCTTTCAGAAAATTCAGGGTCAAGGGTTGACAATTCTTGGAG ACCTTGTTCTGAAAGACAAGATTGTTGTTTATGATTTGGCTGGCCAAAGGATTGGATGGGCTAACTATGACT GTTCCTCGCCAGTAAATGTCTCAGCAACCCCAAGTACAGGGAAAAGTGAATATGTAAATGCTGGGCAGATTGATAATAACAGTTCATCCCGCGATGATCTTCACAGTCAGATATTAGTCACCATCCTGGTTTTCTTCTTGTACGCGTTAGTATATGGAGAATTCTCAGTTTTGTGA